The segment ACTTTTGATGATATCAAGAACTATTTGTCCAATCTAACGATATTGGTTCCTCCGTGAGAAGGGAGTCCATTGTTGCTCTATTTGTCTGTCTCAGATAACACATTTGGATGTGTGCTTGGGCAGCTTGACGAAAGAAAGATTGAGCGAGCAATTTATTATATAAGCAAGAAGTGTCACGTCATATGAGTCTCGTTATACTCTTTTTGAAAGAATGTGTTGTGCTCTGACTTAGACAACATACCTTATTTCCAGAATAGACCCATTGAAGTACATTTTCAAGAAAGAGATGTTGGCGGAAAGTTAGGTAAGTGGCAAATACTTTTgagtgaattttattttttgtacgTGACCTAGAAAGTGATAAAAGTGCAAAGCTTagctgatcatcttgcagaaaatTAAGTGTATGAACTGCTAAAGacttattttcacgatgaagaagtatcgtttgtgggtgaagatatttcaGAAATATATCCTAACTGGAGATTATTCTGTGATGGAGAGGCGAATCACTAAGGAAAGGGTATTTGAGCGGTCTTAGTGTCAGAGTTCGGTCCGCACTATCTTATGGCAACTAAGCTCCAGTTTAATTGCACGAACAACAAGGCTGAATATGAAGCTTGTATCCTCGGTCTGAAAATTGTCATTGACATCAATGTCCACGAGCTgttggttattggagattcagactTATCAATTCATCAGGTTCAAAGAGAATGGACATGAAGAACCCGAACATTACGCCATATGTGTAGTACATACAAATGTTGTGCAAAATTTTTTGCAAGATTGAGTTTAGACATACTCCTAGAACACAGAATGAGTTGGTTGATGCTTTTTCCACCATCGCCTCAATGATTAAACATCTAGACACTTATTATATTGATCCTCTAGATATAAAGCTAAAAGAACATCTGGTCAATTGTTCACATGTTGAAGCAGAACCAGACAATTTGCCATGGTATTTTGATGTAAAGAAGTATTTCGAGTTCGAGATTTATATGAAAGATGCCACATCCAACCAAAAGAATTCGATACGCCATATGTCCCTCAACTATTTTCTAAGTGGAGAAATCCTTTATAGGAGAACTCCAGATTTAGGTCTTCTCAGATATATCGATGTTGTTGAAGCTGCGAAGGTTATTGAATAGATACTTGTTGGAGTTTGCGGTACGTACATTAATGGACTCACTTTATCAAGGAATAACCTTCGAGCTGGTTATttttggatgactatggagcatGATTGTTGCAAGTTTGTGTAGAGATGtaataaatgtcaagtgcacggtgaGTGGATCGGAGTGCCTCCTCATAAACTCAATGtcatgagttcaccttggccctTGGTAGCTTGGGCATGGATGTCACCGGTTCAATAGACCATTCGCCTCCAATggaaacaaatttattttggttgctattgattatttcaccaagtaaGTGGAAATACCTTCTTACAAGTCGGTGTCCAAGAAAGTTGTAGCTGATTTGGTTCACAATAATCTGATATGCAGGTTTGGAGTaccagaatccatcattacggataatggtgcaaatctcaacagtcacttgatgagagatatatgtgagcaatttaAGATAACTCACTGAAACTCAACCGCTTATATTCCTCAAATGAATGGAGTTGTGGAGGCTgccaataagaatatcaagaagatcctgcggaaaatgattgacaatcaCTGAGGGTGGCATAATATTTTTCCATATGCTTGTTGGGTTATCGAACGACTGTCAGAATGTCGATTGTGGCCactccatacttgctagtgTATGGAACATAAGCAATCATACCTGTTGAAGTTGAGATACCGTCCTTAAGAATCATCCAAGAATCTGAATTAAGTAACGTTGAATGGGTCAGCAAGCGGATTTATCAATTAGcattgattgatgagaagaaaATGCTTGTTGTTTGTCATGGTCAACTATATCAACAGAGAATGATTCGCGCTTTTAACAAGAGAGTAAGAGCAGCATCTTTGAAATCGGTCAGTTGGTCCTTAAGCACATTTTTCCTCATCAGGATGaatataaaggaaaattttCACCGAATTGGAAAGGACCTTATATGGTTAGCAAAGATTTACCAGGAGGTTCTCTGGTATTCTCGAAGATGGATGGCACCACTTGGTCGATACCTATCAACTCAGACACTTTCAAGAGATATTAGACGTGAAGCTTCAGTTTGTATTTCTGTTATTTCCTTGTAATTGTCTTATTTTCATGTAATTgctttgattaaaattttatacctctTGTAATGAACTATATCtaacctgaattctcaagaatgagatatgtaggcggCCTTTGTCGGCCTCGATCACCccatttattcctttttaatatttctttgtatttgaactacgttcgacctaaattctcaagaatgagatacataGGCGGCCTATTTCGACCTCGGTCGATTTCCTTGCAAAATTTCTTATTGAAGTTAATCTCTGAGGGTGAACTATGTTTAACCTCATTagtgcctcaacgggatacatAGGTGCCACAAAGGTTCGATCATATTTCCCGTAAGATTTGTACACCTTTTCTCGAGAAGAATATTTCTCCTCAGCAAGCCAAGACTGAAGTCACTTTAAAGTTTGCAACTGGACAAAATTTTTTAAAGGATCTCAAAATCCCGTGATTTACTCACTTGCACTCAAAGATAAGCCGAGAATATTAACTGGGACAAAAATTTTGAGGATGACCTCAAAATTTCAACATGGTTTATCGACAGTCTATAGTGATTTTGAATACTCCCCAGCAAATAATCGGAAAGACCTCCAAGCATCAAACTCAAAGAAGTTCGTTAAGCCTGATGTGAGATGATACTTGAcagtaactttttttaaaaaaatactactttttgaaaatttacttTTGCTTAAAATTTTATCCTGTGGTGTTTCATTTGTTGtggcataaaatattttccttctctATCAAGGATCGGGGATCATAAAAATAAACCGGAGATAGCAGGACAAGGAGAAGACAACTAAAGAATTGACACAGATCAGTTCATTTTAAAACTAACGATTTTTTTGTGAACGCATGTTTATAGTTTTTCTCTGAAATCACCATATTTATTCGATCGGTTGAATGTGGAGAAGTTAAGGGGGCAAAAAGTTCTCCccaaatttatgatttttctatGGATGCAGGAATTATTTTATGTTGCACATATCGAAGACTTGGGAATGTTACATTATTGTTATATTAAATTATCAACAACTTGAAGTCTATAATGAAGATATAATTGTGTTCAAAGATGAATCAAGTGAAAATCTCAAGAAAGATAGTCTACGGTTTTTCGTCAATGCCTTCATCtacatcatattataatatatgatattattaccGCCCGGAGGggtcattttatttctattttcgaTTGAGACGACACATTACCTAAAGGGTCATTTTACTGTTATTGTCAATTGAGACGATATGATTATCTAGAAGGCACCTGGAAGATGACTATGTTGCTCGATTAAAGCACTATCTTCATTTGATACCAAGGGTGGAATCAAGAGAACATATTCATGTATCGCGAAAGATCAGGCAtcacgagttaatattcatgtattgcggaaaatcatgcatcccGAGATAATATTCACACAtagcgggaagatattcatgccccgtaAAAAATCAGGTATCGCGGGaacatattcatattttgtagaaaatcatgcattgcgagttaatattcatgcatcatggaagatcatgcatcacgagttaaTATTCACGCATCGTGATAaaatattcatgccccgcaaaAAATTAAGCATCgggggaagatattcatgccccatagaaaatcatgcatcgcagaaagTCATGCTGCGTGAGTTTATATTCATGCTTTACAAGAAGTCACCCATCaggggaagatattcatgcctcgcGAAAAgtcatgcatcacgagttaacattcatgcatcgtgagtttatattcatgccccgcaagaaATCACGCATAACGGAAGATATTCATGACCcgcagaaaatcatgcatcgtcAAACGTCATGCATCACgatttaatattcatgcatcgcgcaAAGTCATACATCGTgagaaaatattcatgcatcgcgagaagaaatTCATGCATCTCGGAACATTCATGCATTGCGGGAAACAAATCATGCAATGTGGAGAAGAACTCATACATTGCATTAGAAAATAGGTGCATCATtgaaaagtcatgcattgcCAAAGAGAAATCATGCACTGCCAGAGAAGGAAATTATGCATCTCTAGagaaatatttatcattcaacATCAACTGCAACTTTTATTTGGCAAGAGAGAATGCCAAGAAAATCACCGAAGACGACATCAAGAGAACTATCAAcgattcatcatcttttatttatttgacatcaaatgaagattatattgaagattatattccaaacataagacataagttttatttactttacatCAAACCGATGAAGTTTGACATCAAGTGCTGAAGGAGAGCAATTAAGTGTCAGCACGGTAAAAGACACTTTC is part of the Solanum lycopersicum chromosome 1, SLM_r2.1 genome and harbors:
- the LOC138342160 gene encoding uncharacterized protein is translated as MATKLQFNCTNNKAEYEACILGLKIVIDINVHELLVIGDSDLSIHQIEFRHTPRTQNELVDAFSTIASMIKHLDTYYIDPLDIKLKEHLVNCSHVEAEPDNLPWYFDVKKYFEFEIYMKDATSNQKNSIRHMSLNYFLSGEILYRRTPDLGLLRYIDVVEAAKVIE